In Patescibacteria group bacterium, the DNA window CAAGTAAGAAGATCGATCCGGATTATTGGCGATTCTTCATAGGAGTTAAATCTTACGAAAAGTTTGCCGAAGTAATCGGATCTTTACATCCAGATAAGAAAAAATATTTGCGGATGAAGATATAGTCCATGCCCCATGAAAATCGGGGATAAACATGAACAAGGTATCCTTAGCCGAAGCTGAGGATGGATCACCTCCTTTCTAAGAGGTAACGGGTGCAGGCAAACCGAAAGGACTGTCTGTACAAATCAACTCCCAAGTTTTCTAGAGTTTCTTGGCTAAAAAACAACTCTTTAAAAGATCGGAAGCCGCTTTTCAGAGACCAACACGAAAATTTGAAATTTGAACTTTGAAATTGTGCCTTCGGCAGAATTCTGCGCAAAGCGCACAATTTGAAATGAGCGTTTGAATAATTTTAAATTGTCTAAATTCAAATTCAATTCAAATTTAAAATTGTAAATTCCAAATTGAAAGTCCACCTGTAAAAGGGTGGCTTTTTTGTGGTCGAAGTGATGTTTTGATGAGAGGAGAAGATGAGATGGAGGTCTGGGCGGGAATCGCACCCGCGAATAGCGGTTTTGCAGACCGCCGTGTTAGCTACTTCACCACCAGACCGGTTTAGAGAGGGTGCGCACTGATGGAGTCGGACCATCCACTTCTGTCTTATCAGGACAGCGTTCTACCGATGAACTAAATGCGCCAGTGTCTAGGATTTTAGCATAATTTCCTTTCCAAACCCACAACTTGTCTTCTTACCTTCTCCTTACCTCTCTTTGCTGGAATAAATAGCAGCAGCTTATATAAATGATTTATGGAACGGACGCCGGGGGCATTTTTGGTCGGTCTGGGAGTGATTTTTGCCGCTCTGGCGGCAGCTTACATATTTTTCAGCGCCCTGGTCGGCCCTAAATAAATTATGGCGATAAAAAATATTGAGCATTGGCCGGGTTGTTCCCATGAACAAATGATTGCGGCCTTTGATAAAGACAGCGAACAACAATTGAAAAATGTTGCGGCTGTTATGGTGGATCTCGACGAAGCAAAAATAGAGGATATTTCCAGAAGAGTCTCTGCCGCAGCAGGCGGCTATAGCCGAGTATTGGCCCGGCGCCTTGGTCTGACTCCGAGAGTCAGCGAGTTTGATGATTAATAGCTGAGCCTCTTAAAGGCGGAATACCAAGATAGTATAGAGGGTGGTTGACAACCTCATTTTAGCCTTGTATAATCTTCTTAATTCACAGTTCGGGTGGATTAATTTCTTTGATGCGAAGCTATTCTACATATTCCGTTTATGCCCTGATAAGGGGCCGTCGGCGTCTGTAGACTTTGTATCAAAAGAACTTTTGAGCCCCGAACGAGGGGCTTTTTTAGTACATTGAGATCGCTAGGATATACAAACTCTACTCTCGGGGGCCGCTAGCACATCTGGTAGTGCGCCTCGTTTGCAACGAGGAGGTGAGGAGTTCGAGTCTCCTGCGGTCCACACGCGAAATTTGAAATTTGAATTTTGAAATTTGAAAAATTCAATTCAAATTGTAAATTTTAAATTTCAAATTGCAGCTCTTTGCTCTTTGAAAAGTGAATAGAAGGCCCACAAGCATGCAAGTGCTTGTGGTAAAAATCTTTACAACATTTCAATAGTAAAATTTGCTATTGAAAATTATCTACTCATAATGCCAGTGGTGGATGCCTTGGCAGAAAGAACCGATGAAGGACGCTTTCACAGAAGCGATATCGACGGCTTGCTCTTCAAAGCTTACCCGTCGGTTTCCGAATGGAGCAATCCAGCCTATTGAAAGATAGGTTATTGCTATCTAAATACGCCGCAAGGCGGAATAGGGTTGCAAGGGAGACCCCCTGAACTGAAACATCTAAGTAAGGGGAGGAAAAGACAATAATAATGATTCCGGTAGTAGCGGCGAGCGAACTCGGAACAGGCTAAATTTTGTAGCAATACAAGAAGTTGCGGGGCGCTGTTGGGAGTATGGAGGTTAGAAGAATGCTCTGGAAAGGGCAACCAAAGAGAGTGAAAGTCTCGTATTTTAAAACCGAAATACCTCTTGCGATTCCCCAAGTATTACGGGGCACGACACCCTGTGAGAATCCGTCACGTCCAGCGTGATAAGCCTAAATATTCTTTCTGACCGATAGCGAACTAGTACCGTGAGGGAAAGGTGAAAAGCACCCCGGAAGGGGAGTGAAATAGTTACTGAAACCATTGGCTAACAAACAACTAGAGCTTGTCTTTCGGACAAGAATTTTCAAATTCAAAGATACAAGATACAAATTAATAATCAAATTAAAAATTTGAAAGATTATTTGTTTCTTGCTTCTTGTTTCTTGGAATTTCTCGTCCGGAGGACGAGTGATAGTGTGCCTATTGAAGAATGAACCGGTGAGTTGCTCGATAACCGTTTTGTCTAAGCCACTCTGTGGCGAAGCGCAGTGAAAGCAAGGTTTAAATGACCAACTTTTACGGTTGTCGGCAGACCCGAAGCCCGGTGAGCTAACCTTGAGCAGGGTGAGCGGTGCCGAAAGGCACCAGGAGGCCCGAACTCGTCTGGGTTACAAGCCAGTGAGATGACTTGAGGTTAGGGGTTATATGCCTACCGAACCGGGGGATAGCTGGTTCTCCCCGAAATATATATAGGTATAGCGTTTCATCGTAATGTTACCTGGAGGTAAAGCACTGGATGCCCCACTTTGCGCAAGCAGAGCGGGGTAACCAAACTCTGAATGCCAGGTAAACTGATGGAGCAGTCAGAAAGCGACGGCTAAGCGCCGTTTTCTAAAGGGAAACAGCCCAGACTCAAAGCTAAGGTCCCTAAATTGGATCTAAGTTAAAGGAGGTTAAGTTTTTAAAACACCCAGGAGGTTGGCTCAGAAGCAGCCATCCTTTAAAGAAAGCGTAACAGCTCACTGGAATAAAGACTTAGCGCCGAAAATGATCGGGAATTAAGATCCATACCGAAGCTTGAGATTCCATAGCAATATGGAGTGGTAGGGGAGCGTTCTCTGCTAGAGCGAAGGTGAACCGTAAGGTTTGCTGGACGAAAGAGAAGTGAGAATGCCGGTATGAGTAGCGTTTAATCCGGTGAGAACCCGGATCACCGAAAGTCCAAGGTTTTCCACACAACGTCAATCGGTGTGGAGTTAGTCGGCCCTAAGCGTGACCCGCATTGGGATAACGCGATGGATAACAGGTCATTATTCCTGTACAGGGAGTGTATCGTTATCAGCCAAGGAAGGACAAAGTGGAGATATCCTGGCCCGCCCAACGAACACGGTGGGTCCAAGCGTCGAAATAGTGATGAGCGGTAAACCCCTCAACATGTTTAATCGAGGCGCGAATGCTATCCCGCAAGAAATCAAGGAGAGCAGGAAAGTCTTCGTTTTCGAGAAAATTTTCGTGGCGAGATACATTTTTTACCGTACCAATAACCAACACAGGTGGACAGGTCGAGCAGACCAAGGTGATCGGAAGAACTATGCTTAAGGAACTCGGCAAAGCAGCTCGGTGTAACTTAGGGAGATACCGTGCCTTCCGCAAGGGGGGCCGCAGCGAGTGATTGCTAAGCGACTGTTTAACTAAAACACAGCTCTCTGCAAAGCCGAAAGGCAACGTATAGGGGGTGACACCTGCCCAGTGCTAGTAGATTAAAGTTCTTGGTGAAGGCCGCAAGGTCTAAGCCTGGGGCATAAGTCCTAGTGAACGGCAGCAGTAACTATAACTGTTCTATGGTAGACCCAAGTGGGTCCGCTGCCATAGTAAAACTTGACTATATGCTGGGAACTCCTGTAATCTGATACTACTATGGTACATGGTACACATAGTAACAAAGTAATCAGTAGGGACAATCAGCAGGAAAGACTCGATCCGTGGTGGATTGTGGGATTCGTTGATGGTGAAGGTTGTTTCTCTGTAAGCACTTTTAAAAATCGCACTACTAAAAGCGGATTGCAAACTCTTTATGAGTTTGTGATCACTCAAGGGGAGCGGAGTTTGGAAGCTTTAGAGAGAGTAAAAGATTACTTCCAGTGTGGAGGTGTCTACATTAATCACCGTTACGACAATCACAACTACAATCTTTACCGATATTGTGTCCGAAGACAGGATGATCTTCGAGAGAAAATCATTCCGTTTTTCAGAAAATATCGACTACAAACAGCAAAACGAGCGCAATTCGACAAATTTTGTAATCGTTTTGAGAATCGAGAATCCTCAGAGACTATACGTCAAGGCACAAGCGTGTAAACCGCTTGTACAAGATATAGTCCAAACTTCAAATTAACTTGAAGAATTTGAGCGAAGTTCCTTGTCGGGTAAGTTCCGACCCGCACGAAAGGTAGAACGACTTAGCGACTGTCTTAAGCATAGATCCGGCGAAATTGAAATGGCTGTGAAGATGCGGCCTAGTCATACTTGGACAAAAAGACCCCGTGGAGCTTTACTGCAACTTGGCATTGTTGAGCTTATTTTCATTGTCTAGCAATAGGTGGGAGCGCAAGCGTCAATGTAAGACCACTCTTGAAGATGAGGGAGACTAATCACTTTCCCATTAAAAAGTTGGGAGTGAGACAGTGTCTGGCGGGCAGTTTAACTGGGGAGGTTGACTCCTAAATTGTAACGGAGTCGTACAAAGGTACTCTAGCTTCGGATGGAAATCGAAGTGATAGCGCAAACGCAAAAGAGTGCTTGACTGCGAGACTTACAGGTCGAGCAGAAACGAAAGTTGGTGTTAGTGATCTGGTCTGTGCTTACTGGTAAGCACGGAGCTTAACGGATAAAAGCTACCCCGGGGATAACAGGCTGATCGCATCCAAGCGTCCACAGCGACGATGCGGTTTGGCACCTCGATGTCGGCTCATCCTATCCTGGGGCTGAAGTAGGTCCCAAGGGTCCGGCTGTTCGCCGGTTAAAAGGGTACGCGAGCTGGGTTCAGAGCGTCGTAAGACAGCTCGGCCTCTATCCAGTATGACCGTTGGAATTTTGAGAGGAGTTCTCCACAGTACGAGAGGACCTGGAGGAACGAATCCCTGGTGTGCCAGTTGTCCCGTCAGGGGCACCGCTGGGTAGCTACATTCGGATCGGATAAGCGCTGAAAGCATCTAAGTGCCAAGCCGACCTCAAGATTAGAATTCCATTCCGGCGCAAGCCGGAGAGAGATCCGTGGAAGACTACCACGTATATAGGCTTCGAGTGTAAGACGGGTAACCGTTTCAGCTTAGAAGTACTAATGATCGATTGTAGATTTTTACGCTGTAAAGAAAAACCTTCTATTCGCTTTTCAGAGAGCAATTAATTAGCTCGAGATTAGAAATTTCTCGGTCTCTGGAGCGGTCTGGAACCACTCCTTCCCATTCCGAACAGGGATGTGAAACGGGCCAGCGCTGACAATACTTGAGGGGCAACTCTCTGGGAAGATAAGTCGAGGCCGGGGAATTTTTAGCCTCGAGTTTTTTTATTGGTAATACTGCCATGACATTCGAAGAACTTGTGTTATCATTATCCAGTGAAACTACGCTGGATTTTTTTGTGCCTAGTTTTGATCACTGCCCCTGTTTTAGTCTGGTTTCGATTTATAGCTCCGGTAGGCTCTGATACAAATTTACAAATAATTTCCTTCCAAAATGACACCCCGAAACTGCTGGCAGCCAGCAGACTTCGCGAGCAGGGATATGTGCGTAGCAGTACCGCTTTAGAACTAATTTTAGACAAAAACATTGCCGCAGGCGGGTATAATCTTTCCAAATCCATGAATGTTTTTGAAATAGCGAAGGCACTGCGAAATCCTGAATACCTGTGGGTGACAGTGGCGCCAGGCATGCGTAAAGAGCAAATTGCCGAGAAGATGAAGGATAAGTTTAATTGGACACAGGCGGACCTGGATGGGTTTTTAAGCTTTCCGGAGGGAGAATATTTCCCGGATACCTATTTAATCAGTAAAACCGACGGGGGAAAGGCGGCAGGTCAGAAAATGTTTGACCACTTTAACGAAAAATTTGCCCCACTGGCGCCGGAGTTTTTAGCGCAAAATATTAAAAATGACACGGCCATTAAAATCGCGTCGCTGATACAAAGAGAAGCGGGCGGGAAGGATGACATGCCCTTAATTGCGGGAATTATTTGGAACCGGTTACTCAAAGGCATGTTGCTACAGATAGACGCCTCCAACCAGTACGCGAAAGGTTCCAGCGGTAATTGGTGGCCGCCGGTGTATGGCAGCGATTTGAAGGACGACAACCCCTACAATCTTTATATCTATAAAGGCTTGCCGCCGACAGCCATTTCAAATCCCGGACTGCCGGCCATCGAGGCCGTCTTAAACCCCACAGAAACCGACTGCCTTTTTTACTTGCACGACAAAGCCAAACAAATCCACTGCAGCGTGACTTACGAAGAACATCTGGAGAATATTAAGAAGTATCTGAATTAAAAATTATTTCTTTTCTTTTTGATAAGCATCCTCAACGAGAGCTCGGACAAATCCATCGTTGGCTTCGGGAAGAAGCTGTTTAGTGTCAACTAAAATTTCTGATCGAGGTCGGCCCGCATCTTTCCACATATGAATGATGTCGGCAGCAGCCAAGATCACTGCCTCATCAATCCGACTGGTAAGAGAGAGACGGATATCTCCCTGCTGTTTTCTCACGGCCAGATTAAACATTATTTCTTTTGGATTCATGCGATGTATTTTAATTGTTTCAAAGCCCAGAAACAAGTGTTGTGTTAAGATTAATTTATGGATGTTTCGGTAGTTATTGTCTCTTTTAATATTAAAGACACGCTCAAACGCTGCCTGGATGCAGTCTTCCAATACACAACCGATCTGGACTACGAAGTTATTGTTGTCGACAACGCCAGCACTGACGGGGCG includes these proteins:
- the mltG gene encoding endolytic transglycosylase MltG, yielding MKLRWIFLCLVLITAPVLVWFRFIAPVGSDTNLQIISFQNDTPKLLAASRLREQGYVRSSTALELILDKNIAAGGYNLSKSMNVFEIAKALRNPEYLWVTVAPGMRKEQIAEKMKDKFNWTQADLDGFLSFPEGEYFPDTYLISKTDGGKAAGQKMFDHFNEKFAPLAPEFLAQNIKNDTAIKIASLIQREAGGKDDMPLIAGIIWNRLLKGMLLQIDASNQYAKGSSGNWWPPVYGSDLKDDNPYNLYIYKGLPPTAISNPGLPAIEAVLNPTETDCLFYLHDKAKQIHCSVTYEEHLENIKKYLN